TTACCAATCTTCATGTGCCCAGCGATATTATTATTGATGCCTCCATGCCTGCTGCGATTCGCTCATCAGGCAAGATGTGGGGACCTGATGGCAAGCTTCATGATACCAAAGCAATGATTCCTGATCGTTGTTATGCCGGTGTTTATCAGGAAGTGATTCAGTTTTGCAAAGAACATGGTGCCTTTGATGTAACCACCATGGGTAATGTTTCCAATGTTGGCTTGATGGCGCAGAAAGCAGAAGAGTACGGCTCCCACGACAAAACGTTCAGGATTGCACAGGCAGGTACTGTCAGTGTTGTGAATGCTTCTGGTCATACCTTGATGGAACACAAGGTAGAGAAGGGCGATATCTGGAGAATGTGCCAGACCAAAGATGAGCCGGTTCGGGACTGGGTGAAACTGGCCGTTAACCGTGCCAGAGCAACGGGTTCTGTTGCGATTTTCTGGCTGGACGAACAGCGGGCGCACGATGCCAGCCTGATTGCTAAGGTCAATCTCTACCTCAAAGATCACGATACTGCCGGTCTTGATATCCGCATTCTGCCACCGGTTGAAGCCGTTAAAACCAGCATGGCACTGATCAGTACAGGTAAAGATACCATTTCTGTGACGGGTAATGTGCTCAGAGACTATCTGACCGATCTGTTCCCGATTCTGGAACTGGGTACCAGTGCCAAGATGCTCTCCATTGTGCCTCTGTTGGCCGGTGGTGGCCTTTATGAAACCGGTGCAGGCGGTTCAGCCCCGAAGCATGTACAGCAGTTCGTTAAGGAAAATCACCTGCGTTGGGATTCTCTTGGTGAGTTTCTGGCGCTGGCTGTTTCTCTGGAAGATCTTGCCAGCAAAACCGGTAACAGCCGGGCAAAAGTGCTGGCGTCGGCTTTGAATAAAGCGAATGGTCAGTTCCTTGAGTCCAACAAGTCTCCATCGAGAAAAGTTAACGAGCTGGATAATCGCGGTAGTCATTTTTATCTGGCGCTTTACTGGGCTGAAGCCTTGGCTGAGCAGGATGAAGATGCTGCGTTGAAAGATCGTTTTGCAGCTCTTTCTGGTAACCTGAAAGCCAATGAAGCTCAGATTATTGAAGAGCTGAATGCTGTTCAGGGTGTTACAGTCGAAATGGGTGGCTACTACCATCCCGATCCTGAACTACTGGCAAAAGCCATGCGTCCTTCTCAAGTGTTTAATGAGACGCTGGCGGCTTTATAGCTATCAGGCTGAATAGTCATCAGGCTAAACAGTCACCAGATAAAAAGTCATCAGATTAAAACGAACCCGTCTATTTCTCCCCGCAAAGCCGATACGTAACAGTATCGGCTTTTTTTCAGGCAACATCGGACTAAAGCCGATCGCACAGGCAGAACTGATTCACAGCTTCCCAAGATTAATGAAGCGCATCCGTCAATTCCTGCCAACTCTCCATTGTTCTTTTCTGCAACTTATTTAGAATGGATAGGTGGCGTTGTGCTTTTGACATACTTATTTAGTATTATTTTGTCGTTTAATGCCTGTGCCGGATTATACCGGGTCTAATGAAATACGCTGTAATACACGTGGAAAACAGTGCTATGCAGCAGACAGCAGTTCATCAATCTATGAGTAAATTTGAGCAGTTTCGTCTAAGCTTAGAGAAGGAAGGCAGAGAGCTGGAAGGTGACCATGATGTCGCTTTGCTCCCTGAGAAAGTACAGCTGAAGCCGCCTTCAATGTATCAGGTAATCATCCTGAATGACGATTTTACACCAATGGATTTTGTAGTTGAGGTCCTGGAGGTTTTTTTCAATATGACCACTGAACAGGCTACACAAGTCATGTTGAAAGTTCATACGCAGGGAAAAGCAATATGTGGCACGTTCAGCAAAGATGTTGCTGAAACCAAAGCGTCACAGGTGAATGAATACTCCAGAGAATTCCAGCATCCCCTGTTGTGCAAAACAGTTAAAGCCGATTAGCGTTCTCAGGGTACATTTTTATGCTCAATAAAGACCTCGAACTCACACTCAACAGTGCCTTCCGTGATGCGAGAAGCAAGCGTCATGAATTCATGACAGTAGAACACCTGCTTCTGGCACTGCTTGATAATGAATCCGCTTCCAGAGTGCTCGTTGCCTGTGGTGTTGACCTGGAGCGGTTGCAGCGGGAACTGAGTGAGTTTGTCGATTCTACGACCCCTCTTATTGCTTCCGAAGATACAGAACGGGAAACCCAGCCCACACTGGGCTTTCAGCGCGTACTCCAGCGTGCCGTTTTTCATGTTCAGAGTTCGGGTAAAAAAGAAGTCACCGGTGCGAATGTTCTGGTGGCTATTTTTAGTGAGCAGGAAAGTCAGGCTGTTTTCTTTCTTAAACAGCAGGATGTGGCCAGAATTGATGTTGTGAATTACATTGCCCACGGTATTGCAAAAATGCCGGGGCAGGAGCTTGAGGAAATCAGCAATGAGCTGGTGGAGGATGGCGAGTCCGAGTCATCCGGTAAAGACCCGTTAAAAACCTATGCTGCGAATCTGAATGAACAGGCTCGTCAGGGTAAGATTGATCCGCTGGTGGGTAGAGCTGAAGAAGTAGAACGTGTTTGCCAGATTCTCACTCGTCGCCGTAAAAATAACCCGTTACTGGTGGGAGAAGCCGGGGTTGGTAAAACAGCCGTTGCAGAAGGCCTCGCGAAACGGATAGTGGATGGAGAGGTCCCCGAGGTTCTTTCCAAGGCGGTTGTTTACTCTCTTGACCTTGGATCATTGCTGGCTGGTACCAAGTATCGTGGTGATTTTGAGAAGCGTTTCAAGAAGTTACTAAGCGAACTTAAACGTCTTGATAATGCCATTCTGTTCATAGACGAGATCCATACCATCATCGGTGCAGGTGCTGCTTCCGGCGGTGTAATGGATGCTTCCAACCTTTTGAAGCCATTGTTAACCTCCGGTGAGTTACGCTGTATCGGCTCAACCACCTTTCAGGAGTTTCGTGGCATTTTTGAAAAAGACAGGGCGCTGGCTCGTCGTTTCCAGAAAGTGGATATCATTGAGCCTAACGTTGAAGACACCATTGAAATTCTCCGCGGCCTGAAGCAGCGATTCGAAGAACATCATGCCATTAAGTATGAAGATGACTCCCTGCGTGCAGCCGCTGAGCTGGCGGATCGTTATATCAATGACCGGCATATGCCCGACAAGGCAATAGACGTTATTGACGAGGCGGGAGCCTATCAGCAATTGCAGTCTGAGGAAGATCGTAAAGAAGTCATTGAGGTCTCTGATGTCGAGACCATCGTTGCCAAGATGTCACGAATCCCTCCAAAGTCTGTCTCCTCTTCGGATAAAGAGCTTTTGTCCAAGCTGGAACGCAATCTTAAAATGGTCGTGTTTGGTCAGGATGATGCGATTACTTCCTTGTCTACAGCGATTAAATTGTCGCGGGCAGGTCTGAAAGCGCCAGAGAAGCCCGTGGGTTCCTTCCTGTTCTCGGGGCCTACCGGGGTCGGTAAGACAGAAGTTTGTAAACAGCTGGCGAAATCACTGGGTATCGAGTTAGTTCGCTTTGATATGTCGGAGTACATGGAAGCGCATACTGTATCGCGTTTGATTGGTGCGCCTCCGGGTTATGTGGGATACGATCAGGGAGGGTTGTTGACCGAGGCTATCAATAAAACCCCTCATTGTGTGCTGCTGCTGGATGAGATCGAAAAAGGTCATCCCGATGTCTTTAACCTTCTGCTCCAGGTCATGGATCATGGCACACTGACGGACAACAACGGCCGGAAGGCGGACTTCCGTAATATCATTCTTATTATGACCACCAATGCCGGTGCAGAAACCATGACCCGCAGTTCTATTGGTTTCACCGAGCAGGATCATACCAGTGATGGTATGAGCGTCATTAAGAAGACGTTCACACCAGAGTTCCGAAATCGTCTGGATTCCATTATTCCGTTTGAGGCACTCAAGGAAGACACCATCAAGTTCGTGGTGGATAAGTTCCTGACGGAACTGCAGGCTCAACTGGATGAGCGCAGGGTTCAGCTGGACGTTGATGATAAGGCCAGAGAGTGGCTTGCCGAGAAAGGTTATGATCGTCAAATGGGTGCCCGACCCATGGGCAGAACCATTCAGGAGCATCTTAAAAAGCCGATGGCCGAGCAGATTCTGTTTGGTAAACTGGCGGAGAATGGCGGTTTTGTTCGCGTGACTGTGAAAAAAGATGAGTTACATCTTAAGTTTGAGGCGGCCAAGAGCAAAACGTCTGATCTTGAAATTGTCGATGGGAAGTAATTCAGGATAAAAGCTGGCAGGGGCGTTTGCCCCTGATCAGACAAACCTTTCAGTTAACATTTCTTCAGGTCGTCTACAGGGGCACGCTGCGCACTTAGCGGGAGCGGTAGGTGATACGACCTTTGGTCAGATCGTAAGGGGTCAGTTCGACCTTAACCTTGTCACCAGTCAGAATACGGATGTAGTTCTTGCGCATTTTGCCGGAGATGTGGGCAGTCACGACGTGACCGTTTTCCAGCTCTACACGGAACATAGTGTTAGGCAGGGTGTCGATCACCACGCCTTCCATTTCAAGGCTTTCTTCTTTCGCCATTAAGTATTGACCTCAGGGCAAACGATGTTGGAGGAATAGAAATTTGGCTGGCATTCTGCCCTAAATCCAGCGTCAAAGCAAAGGTAACTGCTTGTTATCAAGCCAATTTGAGCAACAATCAGCAGATCACTGCTCATTTCAGGGTAACCCATCGATTATTGATGTAAATCTCCAACGGCCGGTATTGAATTTTATAATTCATCTTCTGGCAGTCTTTAATCCAGTAGCCCAGGTGCAGGTAGTCAAACCCCATTTTGCGTGTTTGCTCAATCTGCCAGAGGATGCAGTAACGACCGAGACTGCGTCTGGGGTGGTTCGGGCTATAAAAGGTGTAGATGGCCGAAAGTCCGTGCTTGAGCTTGTCTGTCACTGCTACTGCCACTAACTCATCGCCCAGCCGGAATTTATAAAAAGTACAAAAATCAGGACATTGAACCAGAAATGACTCAAACTGCTCCTGACTGGCAGGGTACATATCGCCGTCTTTATGCTGGGTATTAATGTAGGACTGATAAAGCCGGTAGGTTTCATCATCATTGACTGCCTTATGAGCGGTTACCACCAGATCCTGATTTTTATTCCAGTTTTTTTTCTGGGTTCGCCTGCGATTGAACTGTTTAACGGCGACACGGGCAGGTATGCAGGCGTTGCAGCCATTACAGCGTGGGCGGTAAATATGTCTGCCACTGCGTCGGAAACCGATATCGGACAGGTGGCTGTAAAGGCCGGAGTCCAGCTCTGTGGCCGGATCCATAAACAGAGTAATGGCCTGTCGATCCGGCAGGTAGCTGCATGCATGGGGCTGGGTTGCGTAGAATTTAAGATCTTTCAGAACACTCATTGTGTCTGGCCATCCATTGCCATTCTTAATTCCAGTTTGCAACGGATTCTGTGCTTCGGCAATATCTTTTCAAATATTTCATGAACAGGTGTCGGGGTATTCGAATTGCTCCCAGAGACTCCAGATGCGGGTTGGGAACCTGGCAGTCCAGTATCTTTATTCCCTGTTCGGCCAGAAAGCGACAGAGGTAGATAATAGCGAGTTTGGAGGCGTTGGTTTTTTTACTGAACATGGATTCACCGAAAAACATCCGGTCCATCGCCAGACCGTAAATCCCGCCAACCAGCTCTCCGTCATCCGTGATTTCAACAGAATGCGCATAACCTTCCCGGTGTAACTGGTTGTAGGCGGCCTCCATCTGGTTCGTAATCCAGGTGCCTTCTGCATGCTCCCGAAGCACCCTGCATTGATGCATGACTCCGGAGAAGTTCTGATCGATGGTTATCTGGTAATTGTGTCGGCGCAGCTCTTTTTTCATAGATCGGGAGATATGAAGGCTCTCCGGCCGGATAATCATTCTGGGATCCGGGCTCCACCACAGAATGGGCTCGCCTTCATTAAACCAGGGAAATATACCCTGCTGATAGGCAGTGAGCAGAGTAGGGGTATTGAGAGTGCCGGCAAAGGCCAGTAAGCCATTAGGTTGCTCCAGTGCTTCACTGACCGGCGGGAAGTCAGCTTTAACAGGGTTTAACTGGTGTAAGAAAATATCCATACTCAGCTTTATATTACAGAGTGACTGAAAGTTTTGAACTTTAAAAACGATAAGGTGTATTGTATTCAGGAGCAAACATTGATCCAGATGCTTGCAATAAGTTCCATTTATATCTGTGTTTAGTGGTATGCCTCAAAAAAAAATGGCAATGCATCAGCTAATGATGTAAATTTAACTTTTCTTCAGGGAGATGTTGTATTAGGATGCGACCCCGTCTACCGTCAGTCTGCTTCTACCAGTCGTTGAATGAAGAACAATTCAGTTCAAAAATCAAAACTTCGATCTCATTGTAGTTACTCAATGTGTAGCTCCACATCT
Above is a window of Endozoicomonas montiporae CL-33 DNA encoding:
- a CDS encoding NADP-dependent isocitrate dehydrogenase, whose translation is MTTAKIIYTETDEAPALATYSLLPIVQAFASVADVTVETRDISLAGRIIANFPENLTDGQKMGDALAELGEMAKTPEANIIKLPNISASIPQLNAAIKELQAHGYDVPDYPEEPKNQAEEAIKVRYSKVLGSAVNPVLREGNSDRRVAGPVKEYARKNPHSMGEWNPESKSHVAHMSDGDFYSSEQSVVMEAADSVSIQLTDKNGSVTVLKDGLSLQAGEVIDSAVMSSAALSAFYEAQIEEARKQGVLLSLHLKATMMKVSDPIMFGLAVEAYYKDVFTKHAELFESLGVDASNGIGDVYARIESLPADQKAEVEADLMKVYDTRPSLAMVDSDRGITNLHVPSDIIIDASMPAAIRSSGKMWGPDGKLHDTKAMIPDRCYAGVYQEVIQFCKEHGAFDVTTMGNVSNVGLMAQKAEEYGSHDKTFRIAQAGTVSVVNASGHTLMEHKVEKGDIWRMCQTKDEPVRDWVKLAVNRARATGSVAIFWLDEQRAHDASLIAKVNLYLKDHDTAGLDIRILPPVEAVKTSMALISTGKDTISVTGNVLRDYLTDLFPILELGTSAKMLSIVPLLAGGGLYETGAGGSAPKHVQQFVKENHLRWDSLGEFLALAVSLEDLASKTGNSRAKVLASALNKANGQFLESNKSPSRKVNELDNRGSHFYLALYWAEALAEQDEDAALKDRFAALSGNLKANEAQIIEELNAVQGVTVEMGGYYHPDPELLAKAMRPSQVFNETLAAL
- the infA gene encoding translation initiation factor IF-1; amino-acid sequence: MAKEESLEMEGVVIDTLPNTMFRVELENGHVVTAHISGKMRKNYIRILTGDKVKVELTPYDLTKGRITYRSR
- the clpS gene encoding ATP-dependent Clp protease adapter ClpS, whose protein sequence is MSKFEQFRLSLEKEGRELEGDHDVALLPEKVQLKPPSMYQVIILNDDFTPMDFVVEVLEVFFNMTTEQATQVMLKVHTQGKAICGTFSKDVAETKASQVNEYSREFQHPLLCKTVKAD
- the aat gene encoding leucyl/phenylalanyl-tRNA--protein transferase, with amino-acid sequence MDIFLHQLNPVKADFPPVSEALEQPNGLLAFAGTLNTPTLLTAYQQGIFPWFNEGEPILWWSPDPRMIIRPESLHISRSMKKELRRHNYQITIDQNFSGVMHQCRVLREHAEGTWITNQMEAAYNQLHREGYAHSVEITDDGELVGGIYGLAMDRMFFGESMFSKKTNASKLAIIYLCRFLAEQGIKILDCQVPNPHLESLGAIRIPRHLFMKYLKRYCRSTESVANWN
- the clpA gene encoding ATP-dependent Clp protease ATP-binding subunit ClpA, which gives rise to MLNKDLELTLNSAFRDARSKRHEFMTVEHLLLALLDNESASRVLVACGVDLERLQRELSEFVDSTTPLIASEDTERETQPTLGFQRVLQRAVFHVQSSGKKEVTGANVLVAIFSEQESQAVFFLKQQDVARIDVVNYIAHGIAKMPGQELEEISNELVEDGESESSGKDPLKTYAANLNEQARQGKIDPLVGRAEEVERVCQILTRRRKNNPLLVGEAGVGKTAVAEGLAKRIVDGEVPEVLSKAVVYSLDLGSLLAGTKYRGDFEKRFKKLLSELKRLDNAILFIDEIHTIIGAGAASGGVMDASNLLKPLLTSGELRCIGSTTFQEFRGIFEKDRALARRFQKVDIIEPNVEDTIEILRGLKQRFEEHHAIKYEDDSLRAAAELADRYINDRHMPDKAIDVIDEAGAYQQLQSEEDRKEVIEVSDVETIVAKMSRIPPKSVSSSDKELLSKLERNLKMVVFGQDDAITSLSTAIKLSRAGLKAPEKPVGSFLFSGPTGVGKTEVCKQLAKSLGIELVRFDMSEYMEAHTVSRLIGAPPGYVGYDQGGLLTEAINKTPHCVLLLDEIEKGHPDVFNLLLQVMDHGTLTDNNGRKADFRNIILIMTTNAGAETMTRSSIGFTEQDHTSDGMSVIKKTFTPEFRNRLDSIIPFEALKEDTIKFVVDKFLTELQAQLDERRVQLDVDDKAREWLAEKGYDRQMGARPMGRTIQEHLKKPMAEQILFGKLAENGGFVRVTVKKDELHLKFEAAKSKTSDLEIVDGK
- a CDS encoding arginyltransferase is translated as MSVLKDLKFYATQPHACSYLPDRQAITLFMDPATELDSGLYSHLSDIGFRRSGRHIYRPRCNGCNACIPARVAVKQFNRRRTQKKNWNKNQDLVVTAHKAVNDDETYRLYQSYINTQHKDGDMYPASQEQFESFLVQCPDFCTFYKFRLGDELVAVAVTDKLKHGLSAIYTFYSPNHPRRSLGRYCILWQIEQTRKMGFDYLHLGYWIKDCQKMNYKIQYRPLEIYINNRWVTLK